A region of the Bacillus sp. NP247 genome:
AAGATTGGTGCTGTTAGTAACGTTCCGAGAATACCGAAAGCCATTAATAGTGGGCGGCGTCCAATTTTATCGGATAATAGCCCTGCAATTGGTTGAAGTACAACGAATATAAGTAGTGCGGCAAAGTTAATCCAGCTTACAACTTCTTTCGGGAGACCGACTGTGTTTACCATGAACTTTTGTAAATATGTTGTGTACGTATAGAATGCAACAGTGCCTCCTAGTGTTAGGCCGACTACTGTTAATACTGCTTTCGGGTGTTTCATAAGAGCGCGAACGGTTCCTGCGCTTTCGCGGTTTTTCGATTCCATATTTGAGAACTGCTCTGATTCATCCATTGTACGTCGAAGCCATAATACAGCTACTGCTCCCATCGCACCAATAATGAATGGAATACGCCATCCCCAAGCTTTCATATCTGGTTCGCTTAGTAATTGCTGAAGAACAATTTGAACGCCTAACGCAACCATCTGTCCAGCAACGAGCGTTACATATTGGAAACTTGAATAAAAACCACGGCGACCACTACTAGCCATTTCAGATAAATACGTTGCGGAAGTTCCGTACTCTCCGCCAAGTGATAATCCTTGCAGTAAACGGGCAAGAACTAAAATAATTGGTGCCATAATACCGATGCTTTCGTAACTCGGTGTACAGGCAATAATTAAAGAGCCACCGGCCATAACCGTAATCGAAAGCGTTAATGCTGCCCGGCGTCCGTGCCGATCTGCATATCGTCCCATTAGCAAACTGCCGATAGGGCGCATTAAAAATCCGACTGCGAAAATAGCGGCTGTGTTCAGTAATTGACTCGTTGGATCTCCTTTAGGAAAGAACTCTGCTGAGAAGTAAACAGCGAAAGCAGAGTAAACGTACCAGTCGTACCATTCAATTAAATTGCCAACGGAACCTTTAAAGATATTGCCGGCGACTCGGTTAGATTTTGCTTGAGCCATAATAATTCCTCCTCTTGCTTATAAATAAAATGATAATTATGAAAGCGCGTTCAATATAGTTGAATTGTACTGTCCTTGAATTGAAATCTCAATATTATGACAATTTTATTCTTTTTGTACTTTATGTACATGAAGGTTTTTATAGTTGATTCATTTTCAGTTTTGTCATAATAATAGAAAAAGGAGATTGATAGTTTTGAATATTTTATCAAAGGATATGAAGTATGAAAAAATCACGCAAAGTGTCATTACAAACGAAAATAGTAAGCTTAATTATCGCGTTAATTTTATTTGTCGTTCTCCTATTAACGGGAATATTTGTTTACATTCAGTCCGTTGATACGAAGCACCAAGTGGAACAGCTAGCACTGCAAACGGCTAAATCTCTTTCTTTTATGCCAGCTATAAAAGAGGCTTTTCAAAATAACGAGCATAAAAGTACTATTCAATCCATTGCGGAACAAGTTCGCGAGCAAGCTGGTGCGGATTATGTAATTGTGGAAGATCGTTACGGGGTTATGTATTCGCATTCTAATTCGGAGCTAATTGGTACAAAGAGTAACAATCCATATAACTATGAAGCACTCACTTTTGGTGGTTATTATACGCTCGAAGGAAATGGTGCAAGTGGACCAGCTTTAATGGCGAAAGCACCCATTATTGTTCAGAACGGAGACTACGATCAAGTAGTAGGCGTTGTAACAGTAGAGTTTTCAATAAAAGGTATTGAATCTAACATATTGAGTAGAACGAAAGAAATCATACTATTTTCCTTAGCGGTATTATTAGCCGGCATTGTTGGGGGAATTCTTTTAGCACGTAGTATTAGGAAGGATACACTTGGTTTGGAACCGAATGAAATCGCAGCGTTATACCGGGAACGAAGTGCAATACTACTATCTATAAAAGAAGGAATTATCGCTATTGATCAAAACGGTTTTATTACGATGATGAATACGTCGGCAGAAGAAATGCTTCATGTAAATGGTGATTATATGCAGCAGCACATTTTAAAAATTTTACCTGATTTTAATATGGGGAGAGTACTAGAAAACGATCAAGAAATCGCGTTTCAAGATAAAGTGTTTATTTTAAACATGACACCAATACTCGAAAATAACAGTACGGTAGGCGTTGTATGCAGTTTTAGAGATAAAACAGAACTGCAAAATCTTGTTAACACAATATCTGAGGTAAGGAAGTATTCAGAGGATTTACGCGCTCAAACGCATGAATTTACAAATAAGCTTTTCGTCTTATCAGGATTACTTCAGTTAGGGCACTACAGAGAAGCGATTGAATTTATCCAGCAAGAATCTAATATTCATCAAAGTCAAAACCATATTTTATTCCATCAAATTCATGATGCGAAAGTACAAGCTATTTTATTAGGAAAACTCGGAACAGCGTCTGAGAAGAAAATTGATTTTCATATTGAAGGAGATAGTGCGCTTCATCCGTTACCAGACCATATAAAAGTTTCGCACCTTATTACGATACTCGGAAACATAATCGATAATGCGTTTGATGCAGTGAGTGGGCAAGAGGAGAAGAGTGTTTCCTTCGTTGTTACGGATATTGGACACGATATTGTGTTTGAAGTGATAGATAGTGGAGCAGGAATACCAGCAGAAAAAATCGCGACCATTTTTCAAAAAGGATTTTCAACGAAAGGAAATGATCGTGGTTACGGACTAGCAAACGTGAAAGAAATGGTAGATCTACTAGAGGGAACAATTGAAATTCAAAACGAGAAAAATGGGGGAGCTATTTTTACAATTTACCTTCCGAAAACATTGAGAGAAAGTACATAACAAACAGGGGGATGGGCATATGTTGAAGGTTGCAATTGCAGAAGA
Encoded here:
- a CDS encoding MFS transporter encodes the protein MAQAKSNRVAGNIFKGSVGNLIEWYDWYVYSAFAVYFSAEFFPKGDPTSQLLNTAAIFAVGFLMRPIGSLLMGRYADRHGRRAALTLSITVMAGGSLIIACTPSYESIGIMAPIILVLARLLQGLSLGGEYGTSATYLSEMASSGRRGFYSSFQYVTLVAGQMVALGVQIVLQQLLSEPDMKAWGWRIPFIIGAMGAVAVLWLRRTMDESEQFSNMESKNRESAGTVRALMKHPKAVLTVVGLTLGGTVAFYTYTTYLQKFMVNTVGLPKEVVSWINFAALLIFVVLQPIAGLLSDKIGRRPLLMAFGILGTLLTAPIFFFMEKTTDPMVAFLLMMVGLIIVTGYTSINAIVKAELFPTEIRALGVGLPYALTVAIFGGTAEFIALWLKSIGMESLFYFYVAGCIAISFITYWRMDESSKTSQIEAELNGGDKLANNKSS
- a CDS encoding sensor histidine kinase, which codes for MKKSRKVSLQTKIVSLIIALILFVVLLLTGIFVYIQSVDTKHQVEQLALQTAKSLSFMPAIKEAFQNNEHKSTIQSIAEQVREQAGADYVIVEDRYGVMYSHSNSELIGTKSNNPYNYEALTFGGYYTLEGNGASGPALMAKAPIIVQNGDYDQVVGVVTVEFSIKGIESNILSRTKEIILFSLAVLLAGIVGGILLARSIRKDTLGLEPNEIAALYRERSAILLSIKEGIIAIDQNGFITMMNTSAEEMLHVNGDYMQQHILKILPDFNMGRVLENDQEIAFQDKVFILNMTPILENNSTVGVVCSFRDKTELQNLVNTISEVRKYSEDLRAQTHEFTNKLFVLSGLLQLGHYREAIEFIQQESNIHQSQNHILFHQIHDAKVQAILLGKLGTASEKKIDFHIEGDSALHPLPDHIKVSHLITILGNIIDNAFDAVSGQEEKSVSFVVTDIGHDIVFEVIDSGAGIPAEKIATIFQKGFSTKGNDRGYGLANVKEMVDLLEGTIEIQNEKNGGAIFTIYLPKTLREST